In Vanessa cardui chromosome 8, ilVanCard2.1, whole genome shotgun sequence, the following are encoded in one genomic region:
- the LOC124531987 gene encoding odorant receptor 67c-like, whose protein sequence is MMGFLKLWSFLSNEKRWRSIIDQAVLLENEQINSNSLCDYESDDEEKHSFAKHIDSYTRNIFMISCNVKRIYIFTVTLYIVSPFLEYAIYRTTGRDASMPHVLPGWSPLDSYTVGYLVTILVEIVAALYCVKVHVAFDLTVVGLMIFIRGQFSCLHKYSELIGGQGKSSNIQEKRDKRAYYRIIKCHSIHVLLINTIHELETLLRKILGIYFFVATLTLCSVAVQLNEDQVSTTQLISLLQYMGASLTQLFLFCRYGDAVLNESSVGQGQGPFCSARWCLSPKVHREMAILGAGMSRPYRIRAGPFNSLNLPSFIQIIRTAYSYYAILRQT, encoded by the exons ATGATGGGTTTCTTAAAATTGTGGTCATTCTTGAGTAACGAGAAACGATGGCGCTCCATTATTGACCAAGCAGTGTTATTGGAAAACGAACAGATAAATAGCAATTCTCTCTGTGACTATGAATCTGATGACGAAGAGAAACACAGTTTTGCAAAGCACATCGATTCTTATacgagaaatatatttatgatatcatGTAATGTAAAGCGAATCTATATCTTCACAGTCACGCTGTATATTGTGTCTCCGTTCCTGGAGTACGCAATATACAGGACGACAGGGCGAGATGCTAGCATGCCGCATGTTTTGCCGGGTTGGTCGCCCTTAGATTCTTACACAGTCGGATACCTTGTGACAATTTTAGTAGAAATTGTTGCAGCCCTTTATTGCGTTAAAGTGCATGTAGCTTTTGATTTAACAGTTGTGGGTTTGATGATTTTCATTCGTGGTCAATTTTCTTGCTTACACAAATACAGTGAACTAATAGGGGGACAAGGGAAGTCGTCTAATATACAGGAAAAGAGAGATAAACGAGCTTATTACAGGATAATTAAGTGCCACAGCattcatgttttattaataaa tacaatTCATGAACTTGAAACACTACTTCGAAAAATTTTGGGCATATATTTCTTTGTGGCGACACTAACGCTGTGTTCTGTCGCAGTACAATTAAATGAG gaTCAGGTTAGCACGACGCAACTGATATCTCTTTTACAGTACATGGGCGCGTCGTTGACGCAACTGTTCCTGTTCTGTCGATACGGAGACGCAGTATTAAATGAG AGTTCTGTTGGACAAGGCCAAGGCCCATTTTGTTCAGCAAGGTGGTGCCTCAGCCCGAAGGTTCATCGAGAAATGGCCATACTTGGAGCAGGAATGTCTCGTCCTTACAGAATTCGCGCTGGACCTTTTAATTCACTTAATTTGCCATCTTTTATTCAG ATTATCCGCACAGCCTACAGTTATTATGCGATCTTGCgtcaaacataa
- the LOC124532123 gene encoding protein FAM98B-like, translating into MADFENIRRVRSPGGSGWQGSNFGQQSGGLSRSAGGWNSASGFGRSTGGWGNSDSYGGRSAGYRSNGHNSNGFSSRSGYGSENIRNSNAWDDSGVDAYSTW; encoded by the exons ATGGCAGACTTCGAAAATATTCGGCGAGTTCGCTCTCCag GTGGCAGTGGTTGGCAAGGAAGCAATTTTGGTCAGCAATCTGGTGGACTGAGTCGATCTGCTGGCGGCTGGAATAGTGCGTCTGGTTTCGGACGCTCTACAGGGGGTTGGGGAAATTCTGACAGTTACGGTGGGAGATCAGCGGGTTACAGATCAAATGGGCACAATTCCAACGGCTTCTCAAGTCGATCTGGTTACGGTTCTGAAAATATTCGCAATTCAAATGCTTGGGATGACTCTGGAGTTGATGCTTACTCAACgtggtaa